actCAATCAATCAATCGTTGCTAGCACTCTAAATTCTATTAAACCTATTAAACCAAATAACAGTACGTTACACGTACGTATGGCACGTATGGCACATAATACTATGCCAATTTCAGTTACACATGACAAGCCAAAATTAGTTGTTCCATCAATTGTAACACCTCATGAGATAAAACAGCTTTCTGAAATAGATGATCAAGGGAGTATTCGTTTCCATGTTTCTGTattaatgttttataaatataattcttCAATGGAAGGTAAAGATCCagcaaaaattattaaaaacgGATTATCTAAAACACTTGTATTTTATTATCCATTAGCTGGTAGACTCATTGAAGGGCCTAATAAAAAGCTTATGGTAAATTGCAATGGTGAAGGAGTCTTGTTTATTGAAGCTGATGCTAATGTGGAGCTTGAAAAATTAGGTGACTCTATTAAACCACCATGTCCATATTTGGATTTACTACTTCACAATGTTCCTGGTTCTGATGGAATGATTGGTTGCCCTCTTTTGCTAATTCAGGTAAATAACCTTTTATATAAATcttcttttcttatataaaaaaattattaaactagTCCTTCGGGATGACTAAGTTGGTTTAGAGGGTGGTTATCTGACCCTTCTCAATGTCTTCTGAGTCGAGCTTGTGACATAGAACTTGTCTAATGTTGTTTACATAACCACACAGGCTATTACACAGCAAGGGATTTACCTCGTGCTCATCTGCAGGGCAGAGGCTGTAGCAGAGATTGTAGCTATTGcaaattacaatttatttatttttaactaaacTAGAATATTTCTATGTATAGGTGACTCGTTTTATTTGTGGTGGATTTGCTGTTGGATTTAGAGTTAATCACACAATGATGGATGCATATGGTATCAAATTGTTTCTAAATGCATTAAGTGAATTAATTCAAGGAGCTTCAACACCTTCGATATTACCTGTATGGCAAAGGGATATACTAAGTGCTAGATCACCACCATCCATTACATGTACTCACCATGAGTTTGATGAGCAAATTGAATCAAAAATTGCATGGGAATCAATTGAAGACAAGTTGATACAACAATCATTTTTCTTTGGAAATAAGGAGATGGAAGTCATTAAAAATCAACTTCCTCCAAATTATGGATGTACGAAATTCGAGTTGTTAGTGGCATTTTTATGGAAATGTCGTACCATTGCTCTTGATTTGCACCCTGAAGAAATAGTTCATTTGACATATCTTATTAATATACGCAGAAAGTTACTCAACTTTGAACTACCATCCGGATATTATGGGAATGCATTTATTACTCCAACTGCGATATCGAAAGCAGGATTGTTATGTTCAAATCCATTGACATATGCAATTGAAATGATCAAGAAACTTAAAGATCATATGAATGAAGAGTACATTAAATCAGTAACAGATTTAATTGTAATTAAAGGGAGACCAGAGTTATCAAAATCTTggaatttcattatttcagataATAGATCTGGTGGTTTTGATAAATGTGATTTTGGATGGGGAGAGCCTATTTTTGGCGGAGTTCCTAAAGCTGTATCTTTAATTAGTTTTGGTGTGCCTGTTAAAAATGAAAGTGGTGAAAAGGGTATTTTGATAGCCATAAGTTTGCCTCCTCTTGCTATGAAAAAATTTCAAGAGGTTGTGTATAACTTGACTTTAAGAAATATGGAAGGAGTtaacataatttcaaaaatgtAGAATTAACTACTTGtccatcttgtatgtatgatatttataaatcaatgaattttttttatcttcgaTTGGAGATAAAATTTAAGTTCAATATAATAGTTAAAACTTTTTCTTGACATTTCGCATAGGTGAGTGAATGTCATGCAACATGCCACCTCACCCTAGCACTATTTTAATGGGGgtaatatttatgaaaatcacctatactttcttattttttggtTTAACAACCAATCCACATTGCCAAAAGATTGATGTTGAAGgatcaagtaaagaacaaactttttaaatcattgattttcatttttagtgaAAGAAAGAGAGAcaaaaattttctgaaaaagaCAGTTGGAGTGTGTTTGTTTAGAGCCATACATATGTATCCCCTCATTCATTTTTTGATTTCTgaacacaaaatttaagaaaaaaagaaataatttaaaatttgataatttaaaataaagttataaatatttttatcagttataaattattttatcaaggATTAAAATGAGaagtaatttgaaatttaaacttttttttaaataaacatgTATAACCGATTATAGTATTTATATCATGCCCTTTCTCCCTTAGTCCCTTTGTATCTCTAGTTCTTAATATGTCTGGAATGTATATTGGAttcaaatacatgtatctagtgtgaATGTGTGATCAGCATACAGACTCTCTCGTTCGCTTTCCTCTTATGTATCTCAAAATgtatttgataattaaaatgNTTTAGAGCCATACATATGTAGTCCCCTCATTCATTTTTCGATTTCTGAACAcgaaatttaagagaaaaagaaataatttaaaattttataatttgaaataagttgtaaatatttatgtgaaaattgtaaattattttatcaagaaTTAAAATGAgaagtaatttaaaattaaaactttttttctaaataaacatGTATAACCGATTATCtcataacatttatatcatGCCCTTTCTCCCTTAGTCCCTTTGTATCTCTAGTTCTTAATATGTCTGGAATGTATATTGGATCCAAATAtatgtatctagtgtgattcGTACACAGACTCTCTCGCTCACTTTTCTCTTATCTTAAtcgcctctctctctctctatgaTTATGTATCACATAATGTATTTGATAGTTAAAATGCATGTATGAAATTATTAACTAGTGAGATAATACGTATATATTATCAAACTATTGGGAGAATAATAAATATGGAAGGAATATTTgtataatcaaataatttttgcaTAAAACTATCCAAGTCATTGAGTTtcaaagagagaaagagaaaaatgttTTCTCAAAAAGACATTTGAAGTGCAgctaaagaaaattaataatgtgTGTTTATGAGCCTATATGTGTCAATTAATCACCAACAATGTAGTACAAGACAGGGACATAAGCCTAACTATTTTAAGAttggattaagaagaaaaatattacacttaagttgattaagaaaaaatataacaatataagCTAAACTCaagttaaattaaaacaaattaagttctctaaattattgaaattgagTCTTAGTGTAacgatccaaaaaaaattaaattaaattaaataataggtacttaaggtgatttaattattaattaaaaatctgaaatgtTAAGGGAATAATGGTCCTttcatgtattaattaaaataaatcagatttgtattaatctaatttaaatcatatttgactaagtcttgaatttagtctcctaatcctaataacactctatctctctctctctcacgttctccatgtctctctctcacgttggtttcttccaaaaataatttcaaaactgaacatacatcaagagttaatcacacttgaagaactcacaagaatttttaagtaaaagaaaaagtaatcaaaacgtcaaggctaaGAGAAGTTCGTCAAGTGAGGTGTACGTTGAAGTAAATTGGGAgtggtttggaggagttttcgGGCAGCAACATCAGCGTTTGAACAtcgattaaggtatgggtttcttctctcttggctTCTTTCCCAAGAGGCCCCTTGCGATTCAAACTATTCACctcgaaactaaggttgttcccgttgcatgcccctgtcactagctccctgTGATCTTAGGTTGGGTATTCTTGTTGTGTCTTTTGGGAATATGAATGTAAATACGTATGTATTTGTGCAAGATTGTGATCAtgattttgagtttttctttagCATGTTAATAGTATAGAGGTTATTCGTGTTTTTTATGTGCAATTAGAGGCTCTTAAAATCGTGAAATTCACATGGTTGAAATGTCTTAAGAACCTTAACGAATATATAAGACACAAATGTTAAATTAACCCGTAAAAATGATGTATAAAATTGTGGAGTAATGTTCCAGAACCTGGAAATAAGTTGTAGATGAATTCTggaaattttgaacaaaaaaataaatgaataaaaataaaagaggtcTGCAGGGATCGAACCCGAGACTCACCAAAGTAAGCcttaaatataaagaaaagtgcCATGCGGTGCTCGAACCGGGGGCTGGGGCTGGGGCCGGCGAAATtcgaagagaaaaaaaaacaaggtgGGAAAATCGAACCCTCGCCCCTGTATTGCgcgaaaaataaaaagagaaggaaaagaaatgGGGGCTGGGTGGATCGAACACGCGACCTGGgggaaggaggaggaggaaattaatttagaaaataagtgGGAGGcatgggatttgaacccacgacctccagctACGCGCGAAAGAAAGCAAAAATGGGGAAAAACAAGACgcgaggcgtgggaatcgatcccacgacCTCAAAGCTGAAGGATAGGcgaaattaattaagaaaagaagtgaggctgtggggattcgatcccacaacctcactgttGCTCGccccatttaaataaattagtgatagaggggctgtgggggttcgaacccaccacctcataGCCTCCTCTTCAGcgaaaaaaaagaggaaaataagggggctgtgggggttcgaacccactaCCTCCCTAATGAAgcgaatttaaataaataaataaataaataaagagatttgaattagaattctaattaagataaaaaaattagttctttcatgtaaatatggagatttaatttagatattctaattaaaatagaaaattaattcttttatgtaaatattgagatttaaattagatttctaattaaaatggaaaattaattctttaatgtaaatatggagatttagtttagaattctaattaaaatagaaaattaattctttcatgtaaatatggagatttaatttagaattctaattaaaatagaaaattaattctttcatgtaaatattgagatttaatttagaattctaattaaaatagaaaattaattctttcatgtaaatattgagatttaatttagaattctaattaaaatagaaaattaattctttcatgtaaatattgagatttaatttagaattctaattaaaatagaaaattaattctttcatgtaaatattgagatttaatttagaattctaattaaaatagaaaattaattctttcatgtaaatattgagatttaatttagaattctaattaaaatagaaaattaattctttcatgtaaatattgagatttaatttagaattctaattaaaatagaaaattaattctttcatgtaaatattgagatttaatttagaattctaattaaaatagaaaattaattctttcatgtaaatattgagatttaatttagaattctaattaaaatagaaaattaattctttcatgtaaatattgagatttaatttagaattctaattaaaatagaaaattaattctttcatgtaaatattgagatttaatttagaattctaattaaaatagaaaattaattctttcatgtaaatattgagatttaatttagaattctaattaaaatagaaaattaattctttcatgtaaatattgagatttaatttagaattctaattaaaatagaaaattaattctttcatgtaaatatggagatttaatttagatattctaataaaatagaaaattaattcttttatgtaaatattgagatttaaattagaattctaattaaaatagaaaattaattctttcatgtaaatatggagatttaatt
The window above is part of the Solanum pennellii chromosome 5, SPENNV200 genome. Proteins encoded here:
- the LOC107018953 gene encoding methanol O-anthraniloyltransferase-like, with the protein product MARMAHNTMPISVTHDKPKLVVPSIVTPHEIKQLSEIDDQGSIRFHVSVLMFYKYNSSMEGKDPAKIIKNGLSKTLVFYYPLAGRLIEGPNKKLMVNCNGEGVLFIEADANVELEKLGDSIKPPCPYLDLLLHNVPGSDGMIGCPLLLIQVTRFICGGFAVGFRVNHTMMDAYGIKLFLNALSELIQGASTPSILPVWQRDILSARSPPSITCTHHEFDEQIESKIAWESIEDKLIQQSFFFGNKEMEVIKNQLPPNYGCTKFELLVAFLWKCRTIALDLHPEEIVHLTYLINIRRKLLNFELPSGYYGNAFITPTAISKAGLLCSNPLTYAIEMIKKLKDHMNEEYIKSVTDLIVIKGRPELSKSWNFIISDNRSGGFDKCDFGWGEPIFGGVPKAVSLISFGVPVKNESGEKGILIAISLPPLAMKKFQEVVYNLTLRNMEGVNIISKM